Within the Camelina sativa cultivar DH55 unplaced genomic scaffold, Cs unpScaffold03711, whole genome shotgun sequence genome, the region ATCACTCCCTTCTGTTTAAGATCAACCATGCTCGAAGTTGATGACGTCGAAGACGAGTGGATGGATATTTTCGAGAATGAACTAGAACGAGACCGCACTGTACCAATCCGCTTCTTCTTGGCTCTTGGACTCGACTGGTTACTTCTTACCGATAACGTtcttttattgttattattaggCAGAGCAAGCGAGCCACTGCTGCTGCTTTTTGAGAATCTCTGTCGGAGAGGGACCGGAGTTTCTTGCGCCTCCACAACTGTCGAAGCGATGCTTATCTCAGAATCGTTCTTGGAATGGCCTGGTTGCTTCTTGGCTCGCGGCCAGTGGAAAACGCTCTTCAATCTCTCCGTTGCAGAGTTAACAGACGCGTTTCTGCATTTCTTGAAATGATGATTCTCATCCATCACGTCTAGCTGACCAATCTCAATGGAACAGGAGCTGGACCTCACG harbors:
- the LOC104774578 gene encoding uncharacterized protein LOC104774578 (The sequence of the model RefSeq protein was modified relative to this genomic sequence to represent the inferred CDS: added 133 bases not found in genome assembly); the protein is MNRLITSAASKSPPGDFVNYRNNEGRTALHLAISGNVPLEFVEMLMSVKSIDINIRDNAGMTPLDLIRQKPLSPTSDLLFRRLVSAGGMFSSRDQSITSVVATHLKDRGNFYSPGARFKTSDADMFLSTRLTDVAPDKTAVARHVRSSSCSIEIGQLDVMDENHHFKKCRNASVNSATERLKSVFHWPRAKKQPGHSKNDSEISIASTVVEAQETPVPLRQRFSKSSSSGSLALPNNNNKRTLSVRSNQSSPRAKKKRIGTVRSRSSSFSKISIHSSSTSSTSSMVDLKQK